The Haloplanus salinarum genome includes a region encoding these proteins:
- a CDS encoding CheF family chemotaxis protein, whose translation MSERVIADFVGRFYLTDMDRSEPVRGRIMLSPKRLVLAGEDDKVTIPMGAMFDVSVGHVPPEMRGFFSDTVTIAYNTDSGRRMAVVEGDGDTIEKFATVLFKAHLNGREVTVEHPARRGGRVVDSPAKQARLTVNDGTLSFDSGDGSFTIDLATVTNFEKERRTLGGESRPALSVSHVPRTTSLVSVVALSSDRVMNLLGRYLRLEYSDIVESLSDVSLSDEEVQVLLAIYSAGEGVDPLEVVAADASQTTMVLNGLREKELVVDGDEGTELTPKGRVVVNSRLEEVNN comes from the coding sequence GTGAGCGAACGCGTCATCGCCGACTTCGTCGGCCGGTTCTACCTGACGGACATGGACCGGAGCGAACCGGTCCGGGGCCGGATCATGCTGAGCCCCAAACGGCTCGTCCTGGCCGGCGAGGACGACAAGGTGACCATCCCCATGGGAGCGATGTTCGACGTGTCAGTGGGGCACGTCCCGCCCGAGATGCGGGGGTTCTTCAGCGACACCGTCACCATCGCCTACAACACGGACAGCGGCCGCCGGATGGCCGTCGTCGAGGGCGACGGGGACACCATCGAGAAGTTCGCCACCGTCCTCTTCAAGGCCCACCTGAACGGCCGGGAAGTGACGGTCGAACATCCCGCCCGGCGCGGCGGACGGGTCGTCGATTCGCCGGCCAAACAGGCGCGACTCACCGTCAACGACGGGACGCTCAGCTTCGACAGCGGCGACGGCTCGTTCACCATCGACCTGGCGACGGTGACGAACTTCGAGAAGGAGCGCCGGACGCTCGGCGGCGAGTCGCGGCCGGCGCTGTCGGTCAGCCACGTGCCGCGCACCACCTCGCTCGTCTCCGTGGTCGCACTCTCCTCCGATCGGGTGATGAACCTCCTCGGCCGCTACCTCCGGCTGGAGTACAGCGACATCGTCGAGTCGCTCTCGGACGTGTCGCTCTCCGACGAGGAGGTGCAGGTGTTGCTCGCCATCTACTCGGCGGGCGAGGGCGTCGACCCGCTGGAGGTGGTCGCCGCCGACGCGAGCCAGACGACGATGGTCCTCAACGGCCTCCGGGAGAAGGAACTCGTCGTCGACGGCGACGAGGGGACCGAACTGACGCCCAAGGGGCGGGTCGTCGTGAACAGCCGGCTCGAAGAGGTCAACAACTGA
- a CDS encoding HEAT repeat domain-containing protein — MSLYQLEKDEDVDSLLDHLKLSDSPTIRTRAAEILGDVVGDEPQAVDALVNAARTDDDEDVRGAAIDALDAIGPDAIERLIAEMAGVDTDGGADWVRAEAFVETLSADRPELRMAAANALRRLADPGTLPALVDTLDDPNPGVRARVARACGSVGDERAADALAARLDDPASRVRREAADALAAIGTERALSPLLDATTDENEEVRYAAVMALGGYQGPEAIDPLISALDDDVGVVRRAAVFSIIELLAAAPTEQSHRIRETVVDRLESADRSVVNPLVELLTESDQPRERRNAAWLLGRVADETGRADAVEALVDALDADDGTTAQFAATSLVELGGRSVEDALLDLLEDGEVADAARSKAVFVLGKVGGERARDELEALLDRSDDEEVRKQVFSALSKLGGRR; from the coding sequence ATGTCTCTCTACCAGCTCGAAAAGGACGAGGACGTCGACTCCCTGCTCGATCACCTCAAGCTCAGCGACTCCCCGACGATCCGGACGCGGGCCGCGGAGATACTGGGCGACGTCGTCGGCGACGAACCGCAGGCCGTCGACGCGCTGGTGAACGCCGCCCGGACGGACGACGACGAGGACGTCCGGGGGGCCGCCATCGACGCCCTCGACGCCATCGGGCCCGACGCCATCGAGCGACTGATCGCCGAGATGGCCGGCGTCGACACCGACGGTGGCGCCGACTGGGTGCGCGCCGAGGCGTTCGTCGAGACGCTGTCGGCCGACCGCCCGGAGCTCCGGATGGCGGCGGCGAACGCGCTCCGGCGCCTCGCCGACCCCGGGACGCTCCCGGCGCTGGTCGACACGCTCGACGACCCGAACCCTGGGGTGCGGGCCCGCGTGGCGCGGGCCTGCGGGAGCGTCGGCGACGAGCGGGCGGCCGACGCGTTGGCCGCACGGCTCGACGACCCCGCGAGCCGCGTGCGCCGCGAGGCGGCCGACGCCCTGGCGGCCATCGGCACCGAACGGGCCCTCTCGCCCCTGCTCGACGCCACCACGGACGAGAACGAGGAGGTGCGGTACGCGGCGGTCATGGCCCTCGGTGGCTACCAGGGGCCGGAGGCCATCGACCCGCTGATCTCGGCGCTGGACGACGACGTCGGCGTGGTTCGGCGGGCGGCGGTCTTCTCGATCATCGAACTGCTCGCGGCGGCCCCGACCGAGCAGAGCCACCGTATCCGTGAGACGGTCGTCGACCGCCTCGAATCGGCCGATCGGAGCGTCGTCAACCCGCTCGTCGAACTCCTCACGGAGAGCGACCAGCCACGCGAGCGGCGGAACGCAGCGTGGCTCCTCGGGCGCGTGGCCGACGAGACGGGCCGCGCCGACGCAGTCGAGGCCCTGGTCGACGCCCTCGACGCCGACGACGGGACGACCGCCCAGTTCGCCGCGACCAGCCTCGTCGAACTGGGCGGCCGGAGCGTCGAGGACGCGCTCCTCGACCTGCTCGAAGACGGCGAGGTGGCCGACGCCGCCCGATCGAAGGCGGTGTTCGTCCTCGGGAAGGTCGGCGGCGAACGCGCCCGCGACGAACTCGAGGCGCTGCTCGACCGGAGCGACGACGAGGAGGTCCGCAAACAGGTCTTCTCGGCGCTGTCCAAACTCGGAGGGCGACGCTGA
- a CDS encoding CheF family chemotaxis protein, with protein sequence MSEGERKIVDTRGKFTMVVKDGRELNDAEWTGGRILLSNKRLILARSDGKRTIPLKQIRSLEGRNDVNQLVAKVSGYVSLQLSTGDVLLVSAEDPESFERMLYRALLDRTVVLARHPAVEGGVVTDVEWEKARLKIGEGSVDIAIADGSFVEIDLDDIGSMEANERSVKGEDRRVLEVEHSQEGTSVQTYISGTTRRCSILETLLRKGESRSEIGVDLTERQNEVLMALYSGVSPFEIPDFLGMDVDEVEEVFDRLIELEVIEEIRTRREVALNARGRNIASEAMNDQ encoded by the coding sequence ATGAGCGAAGGGGAGCGAAAGATCGTCGACACGCGCGGGAAGTTCACGATGGTCGTCAAGGACGGCCGGGAACTGAACGACGCGGAGTGGACCGGCGGTCGCATCCTCCTCTCGAACAAGCGGCTGATCCTGGCCCGATCGGACGGTAAGCGGACGATCCCGCTGAAGCAGATTCGGAGCCTCGAAGGCCGTAACGACGTGAATCAGCTCGTCGCGAAGGTCTCCGGCTACGTCAGCCTCCAGCTTTCGACCGGCGACGTGTTGCTCGTCTCCGCCGAGGATCCCGAGTCGTTCGAGCGCATGCTCTATCGTGCGCTGCTCGACCGGACGGTCGTCCTCGCGCGCCACCCCGCGGTCGAGGGCGGCGTGGTCACGGACGTCGAGTGGGAGAAAGCGCGCCTGAAGATCGGCGAGGGTTCGGTCGACATCGCCATCGCCGACGGCTCGTTCGTCGAAATCGACCTCGACGACATCGGCTCGATGGAGGCCAACGAGCGGTCGGTCAAGGGCGAGGACCGTCGGGTGCTGGAGGTCGAACACAGTCAGGAGGGCACGAGCGTCCAGACGTACATCTCCGGCACCACCCGCCGGTGTTCGATCCTCGAGACGCTCCTGCGGAAAGGGGAGAGCCGGAGCGAGATCGGCGTCGACCTCACCGAGCGACAGAACGAGGTGTTGATGGCGCTTTACTCAGGCGTCTCACCGTTCGAGATCCCCGACTTCCTCGGGATGGACGTCGACGAGGTCGAGGAGGTGTTCGACCGCCTGATCGAACTCGAGGTGATCGAGGAGATCCGCACCCGACGGGAGGTCGCGCTCAACGCCCGCGGCCGCAACATCGCCAGCGAGGCGATGAACGACCAGTAG
- the cheA gene encoding chemotaxis protein CheA translates to MTEEYVQAFVHESEEQLTDLNNSLLALESDPDDQEAMDDIFRTAHTLKGNFGAMGYDDASDLAHAIEDLLDELREGAMEVTPEVMDLVFAGVDRLELAVESIDEDGTVDVETADLEDDIRTVLEEGAAGSGDAGDDTGGEDDADGGDAADGDADQVDTFDVRIEVGESEMEGVDGMLVLEAVREEFDLVSTTPGTEAIEDGEYEGGFDLVVASTTADELRSTLDRVSAIEDAEIVQAGTETADDDGTDDDAADDDGTDDDAADGDDADDDAADGDDADDDAGDEAADGDDAGDEAADGDAGSANGSSREISSVRVDVDQLDDLHGLVEQLVTSRIKLRRAVDDGDVGSATDTLGELDKITGNLQNTVMDMRLIPMRKVISKFPRLVRDLAREQEKEIDFRMEGQDIELDRTILTEISDPLMHILRNAVDHGIEPPAERERAGKDREGAIELRASRERDHVTITVEDDGRGLDVDELREKALEKGVRSEAELDSMEDSEVYDLVFHPGFSTADEVTDVSGRGVGMDVVHSTVKQLDGSVNVESEYGEGTTVTLRLPVTVAIVKVLFVEVGDEEYGIPIKNIDEVSRVPTVKTINEEPMIEHDDDIYPVVDLADELAVPGETKNGDGMLLRIRKSERRAALRCDAVNKQEEVVVKPLEGVLSGIPGLSGTAVLGDGNIVPILDVVTL, encoded by the coding sequence ATGACAGAAGAGTACGTCCAGGCGTTCGTCCACGAGAGCGAAGAGCAGTTGACCGACCTGAACAACTCGCTGCTGGCACTGGAGTCCGATCCGGACGACCAGGAAGCGATGGACGACATCTTCCGGACCGCCCACACCCTGAAGGGGAACTTCGGGGCGATGGGCTACGACGACGCCAGCGACCTGGCCCACGCCATCGAGGACCTCCTTGACGAGCTCCGCGAGGGCGCGATGGAGGTGACTCCCGAGGTGATGGACCTGGTGTTCGCCGGCGTCGACCGACTCGAACTCGCCGTCGAATCCATCGACGAGGACGGCACCGTCGACGTCGAGACGGCGGACCTAGAGGACGACATCCGGACCGTCCTCGAGGAGGGGGCCGCCGGGAGTGGCGACGCCGGGGACGACACCGGCGGGGAAGACGATGCCGACGGCGGGGACGCCGCGGACGGGGACGCCGACCAGGTCGACACGTTCGACGTCCGCATCGAGGTCGGCGAGTCGGAGATGGAAGGCGTCGACGGGATGCTCGTCCTCGAAGCCGTCCGTGAGGAGTTCGATCTGGTGTCGACGACGCCCGGGACCGAGGCCATCGAGGACGGCGAGTACGAGGGAGGGTTCGACCTCGTCGTCGCCTCGACGACCGCCGACGAACTGCGCTCGACGCTCGACCGGGTCTCGGCCATCGAGGACGCCGAGATCGTACAGGCGGGGACCGAGACGGCCGACGACGACGGTACGGACGACGACGCGGCCGACGACGACGGTACGGACGACGACGCGGCCGACGGCGACGACGCGGACGACGACGCGGCCGACGGCGACGACGCGGACGACGACGCGGGCGACGAGGCGGCCGACGGCGACGACGCGGGCGACGAGGCGGCCGACGGCGACGCGGGAAGCGCCAACGGCTCCTCCCGCGAGATCAGTTCCGTCCGCGTCGATGTGGACCAGCTGGACGACCTGCACGGGCTGGTCGAACAGCTCGTCACCAGCCGGATCAAGCTCCGGCGTGCCGTCGACGACGGCGACGTGGGGAGCGCGACGGACACGCTCGGCGAACTCGACAAGATCACCGGCAACCTCCAGAACACGGTGATGGATATGCGGCTGATCCCGATGCGGAAGGTGATCAGCAAGTTCCCGCGCCTGGTCCGTGACCTGGCCCGCGAACAGGAGAAGGAGATCGACTTCCGGATGGAGGGACAGGACATCGAACTCGACCGGACGATCCTCACGGAGATCAGCGATCCGCTGATGCACATCCTCCGGAACGCCGTCGACCACGGCATCGAACCGCCCGCGGAGCGCGAGCGGGCGGGCAAGGACCGCGAGGGCGCCATCGAACTCCGGGCGAGTCGCGAGCGCGACCACGTCACCATCACCGTCGAGGACGACGGCCGCGGGCTGGACGTGGACGAACTCCGGGAGAAGGCCCTGGAGAAGGGCGTCCGCTCGGAGGCGGAGCTCGATTCGATGGAGGATTCGGAGGTGTACGACTTGGTCTTCCACCCCGGGTTCTCCACCGCCGACGAGGTGACGGACGTGAGCGGCCGTGGCGTCGGCATGGACGTGGTCCACAGCACGGTCAAGCAGCTCGACGGCTCGGTGAACGTCGAGAGCGAGTACGGCGAGGGGACGACCGTCACCCTCCGGCTCCCGGTAACCGTCGCCATCGTCAAGGTGCTGTTCGTCGAGGTCGGCGACGAGGAGTACGGCATCCCCATCAAGAACATCGACGAGGTGAGCCGGGTGCCCACGGTCAAGACGATCAACGAGGAGCCGATGATCGAACACGACGACGACATCTACCCGGTGGTCGACCTGGCGGACGAACTCGCCGTCCCCGGCGAGACGAAAAACGGCGACGGCATGTTGCTCCGCATCCGGAAGTCGGAGCGCCGCGCCGCGCTTCGTTGTGACGCCGTGAACAAACAGGAGGAGGTGGTCGTCAAACCGCTCGAAGGGGTCCTCAGTGGGATTCCGGGGCTCAGCGGGACGGCGGTCCTCGGCGACGGCAACATCGTCCCCATCCTCGACGTGGTGACGCTGTAA
- a CDS encoding universal stress protein, which translates to MTKRLLVPVDGSDPADTALEFALEEYPDADITALSVTDPTDVGYGSVEAAPSTFEHLQRTAEERTEAVLEAARETASERGIELATETVIGMPSRAIVEWAENNEIDGIVIGSHGREGVTRVLLGSVAESVVRRSPVPVTVVR; encoded by the coding sequence CGGCTCGGACCCCGCCGACACCGCACTCGAGTTCGCGCTGGAGGAGTATCCCGACGCCGACATCACCGCCCTCTCGGTCACCGACCCCACGGACGTGGGGTACGGGTCGGTCGAGGCGGCGCCGAGCACCTTCGAACATCTGCAACGGACCGCCGAGGAGCGGACCGAGGCGGTCCTCGAGGCGGCGCGCGAGACGGCGTCCGAACGGGGGATCGAGTTGGCGACGGAGACGGTGATCGGGATGCCCTCGCGGGCGATCGTCGAGTGGGCGGAGAACAACGAGATCGACGGCATCGTCATCGGCAGTCACGGCCGCGAGGGCGTCACACGGGTCCTGCTCGGGAGCGTCGCGGAGTCGGTCGTCCGCCGGTCGCCCGTCCCGGTGACGGTCGTCCGCTAA
- a CDS encoding chemotaxis protein CheW, with amino-acid sequence MSETATRSRTVQLLEFELGSETYCVDIGHVAEIVDVNDLTVIPNSASHVEGVMDLRGNTTTIVDPKVVFGIDDDGARKRIIVFDPERTADGKSVGWIVDEVDQVVEVARNDIESAPGDQDEAVRGVIKRDGDFVIWVRPTVVDA; translated from the coding sequence ATGAGCGAGACGGCGACCCGGTCGCGAACGGTACAGCTTCTAGAGTTCGAACTCGGGAGCGAGACCTACTGCGTCGACATCGGCCACGTCGCCGAGATCGTGGACGTGAACGATCTCACGGTTATCCCGAATTCGGCGAGCCACGTGGAGGGCGTGATGGACCTCCGGGGAAACACGACGACCATCGTCGACCCGAAGGTCGTGTTCGGCATCGACGACGACGGGGCCCGCAAGCGGATCATCGTCTTCGACCCCGAACGGACGGCCGACGGGAAGTCGGTCGGCTGGATCGTCGACGAAGTCGACCAAGTGGTCGAAGTCGCCCGAAACGACATCGAATCCGCACCCGGTGATCAGGACGAGGCGGTCAGGGGCGTGATCAAGCGCGACGGGGACTTCGTCATCTGGGTCCGCCCGACCGTCGTCGATGCGTAG
- a CDS encoding response regulator transcription factor — MTAELSDATVLIVDDEQSLADLYAYWVDEFAEARTAYDGDEALETLDDDVDVMLLDRRMPGRSGDAVVEAVTERGYDVRIVMVTAVDPGFEIVDMEIDDYLVKPVDQPQIMETVERMVVRNSYDDQLQRKFQLVEKKVTLEAAKTPHELDESEEYQKLVRQLDTIERELDSAVEEFDDTDFTVAFRDLPGGGAVDSTEG; from the coding sequence ATGACAGCCGAACTCTCGGACGCGACGGTGCTCATCGTAGACGACGAGCAGTCTCTGGCGGACCTATACGCCTACTGGGTCGACGAGTTCGCCGAGGCGCGGACGGCCTACGACGGCGACGAGGCATTGGAGACACTCGACGACGACGTCGACGTGATGTTGCTCGACCGCCGGATGCCCGGGCGCTCGGGCGACGCGGTCGTCGAGGCGGTGACCGAACGAGGGTACGACGTCCGGATCGTCATGGTGACGGCGGTCGATCCGGGATTCGAGATCGTCGACATGGAGATCGACGACTACCTCGTGAAACCCGTCGACCAGCCACAAATCATGGAGACCGTCGAACGGATGGTCGTCCGGAACTCCTACGACGATCAGCTCCAGCGCAAGTTCCAGCTCGTCGAGAAGAAAGTGACACTCGAAGCGGCGAAGACGCCCCACGAACTCGACGAGAGCGAGGAGTACCAGAAGCTGGTTCGGCAACTCGACACCATCGAGCGCGAACTCGACTCGGCCGTCGAGGAGTTCGACGACACCGACTTCACGGTCGCGTTCAGGGACCTCCCGGGCGGCGGCGCGGTGGACTCGACCGAAGGTTAG
- the flaJ gene encoding archaellar assembly protein FlaJ: MASEPAATNDTEITASETLASIVDAYHRMDMELSRYLLFIVLPSALFFLGTVAVAVFVELPLSVRLPVPLLGGLVLVAAVAYPKLLVSQERVEMENQYHLMMTHMTVLSTTNIDRMEVFRKLAEEEEYGALATEVGRVVELVDTWNQSLDDACRRRARQIPSDPLADFFERLAYTVNAGQELSEFLLSEQQVMIQNYVTMYESTLDNLEVMKDLYMSMVLSMTFALVFAIVLPILTGTNPTMTVGAVIVLYAFIQIGFFLVIRTMSPYDPIWYYPDEIRPDGEWSMIASLAAGGLLSMVLIALVAGDLFRIGPGITDLLPVASLPRPIYMAIPVTPLAIPGVVFRIQEERIKARDDEFPSFIRALGASETAKQSTTTAVLKTLRKKDFGPLTGDVDDLFKRLNMRLEPDRAWEYFTANTRSYLIQKFSEMYLVGRQMGGEPKQLGELISENMNHVNQLRQQRQQATVTMIGLLYGITAASSFAFFIGFKIVDILAGMSLDLSTSSQFSAAQLIHTEVYDLPVIQFLLLGVVMINAVLSALIIRTVDGGHKANALLHFVMLTWIGCLVAVLTMSVVGGLLDV; this comes from the coding sequence ATGGCATCCGAACCAGCCGCGACGAACGACACGGAGATCACCGCCTCCGAGACGCTCGCGTCCATCGTCGACGCCTACCACCGGATGGACATGGAGCTGTCGCGGTACCTCCTGTTCATCGTGCTCCCGTCGGCGCTGTTTTTCCTCGGCACCGTCGCCGTCGCCGTCTTCGTCGAGTTGCCGCTGTCGGTGCGGCTCCCCGTGCCCCTCCTCGGCGGCCTCGTCCTCGTGGCGGCCGTCGCCTACCCGAAACTGCTCGTCAGTCAGGAGCGCGTCGAGATGGAGAACCAGTACCACCTCATGATGACACACATGACGGTGCTGTCGACGACGAACATCGACCGCATGGAGGTGTTCCGCAAACTGGCCGAGGAGGAGGAGTACGGCGCGCTGGCGACCGAGGTCGGCCGGGTGGTCGAACTCGTCGACACGTGGAACCAGAGCCTCGACGACGCCTGCCGGCGACGGGCGCGGCAGATCCCCAGCGATCCGCTCGCGGACTTCTTCGAACGGCTCGCCTACACCGTCAACGCCGGCCAGGAACTCAGCGAGTTCCTCCTCAGCGAACAGCAGGTGATGATCCAGAACTACGTGACGATGTACGAGAGCACCCTCGACAACTTGGAGGTCATGAAGGACCTCTACATGTCGATGGTGCTCTCGATGACCTTCGCGCTCGTGTTCGCCATCGTCCTGCCCATCCTCACGGGGACGAACCCGACGATGACCGTCGGTGCCGTCATCGTGCTCTACGCGTTCATCCAGATCGGCTTCTTCCTCGTCATCCGGACGATGTCGCCGTACGACCCGATCTGGTACTACCCCGACGAGATCCGCCCGGACGGCGAGTGGTCGATGATCGCCAGCCTCGCCGCCGGCGGACTGCTCTCGATGGTGCTGATCGCCCTCGTCGCGGGTGACCTGTTCCGGATCGGGCCGGGAATAACCGACCTGCTCCCCGTGGCGTCCCTGCCGCGACCCATCTACATGGCCATCCCGGTCACGCCACTCGCCATTCCGGGGGTCGTGTTCCGGATCCAGGAGGAGCGGATCAAGGCCCGCGACGACGAGTTCCCGAGTTTCATCCGGGCGCTCGGGGCGAGCGAGACGGCGAAACAGTCCACCACCACGGCCGTGCTCAAGACCCTCCGGAAGAAGGACTTCGGGCCGCTCACCGGCGACGTCGACGACCTGTTCAAGCGGCTGAACATGCGGCTGGAACCCGACCGAGCCTGGGAGTATTTCACCGCCAACACGCGCTCGTACCTCATCCAGAAGTTCAGCGAGATGTATCTCGTCGGCAGACAGATGGGGGGCGAACCCAAACAGCTCGGCGAACTCATCAGCGAGAACATGAACCACGTCAACCAGCTCCGACAACAGCGCCAACAGGCCACGGTCACGATGATCGGCCTGTTGTACGGGATCACCGCGGCCTCCTCCTTCGCCTTCTTCATCGGGTTCAAAATTGTCGACATCCTCGCCGGCATGTCGCTCGATCTCTCCACCTCCTCGCAGTTCAGCGCCGCCCAGCTCATCCACACCGAGGTGTACGACCTCCCGGTCATCCAGTTCCTGCTACTCGGGGTCGTGATGATCAACGCCGTGCTCTCCGCGCTCATCATCCGCACCGTCGACGGTGGGCACAAGGCCAACGCGCTCCTACATTTCGTCATGCTCACCTGGATCGGCTGTCTCGTCGCCGTCTTGACCATGTCCGTCGTGGGGGGACTCCTGGATGTGTGA
- a CDS encoding CheR family methyltransferase: MSSNSADSEAFERLLAHLERQLDFESSYYNESYLDRRISARMRRRDVDSYDAYLDLVRSDPEEPTALLDSLSINVTSFYRNPEAWEPIREVLREVTSGRGRATVWSAPCSDGREPYSVAMLALDDDEVSTRRLDIVGSDINADVLERAREGIYQTTKTRDVAEELEPLDDAASYVDRDGDQFAVRDEVKDLVTFEQHDLIADEPKRNVDLVLCRNLLIYINAESKRAVVDTVLSSLRDGGYLVIGMTETLPRESRPQVETVDKRRRVYRRT, encoded by the coding sequence ATGAGTTCGAACTCCGCGGACAGCGAGGCCTTCGAGCGCCTCCTCGCGCATCTGGAGCGACAGCTGGACTTCGAGTCTTCCTACTACAACGAGTCGTACCTGGACCGGCGGATCTCGGCGCGCATGCGGCGCCGGGACGTCGACTCCTACGACGCCTACCTGGACCTCGTGCGGTCCGACCCGGAGGAACCGACGGCGCTGCTCGACTCGCTGAGCATCAACGTGACCAGCTTCTACCGTAACCCGGAGGCCTGGGAACCGATCCGGGAGGTGCTCCGCGAGGTGACGAGCGGCCGCGGCCGGGCGACCGTCTGGAGCGCGCCCTGCTCGGACGGCCGCGAGCCCTACTCGGTCGCGATGCTCGCGCTCGACGACGACGAGGTGTCGACCCGGCGCCTGGACATCGTCGGGAGCGACATCAACGCCGACGTGCTGGAGCGGGCCCGTGAGGGGATCTATCAGACCACCAAGACCCGCGACGTGGCCGAGGAGCTCGAACCGCTCGACGACGCCGCGTCCTACGTCGACCGCGACGGCGACCAGTTCGCCGTCCGCGACGAGGTGAAAGACCTCGTCACCTTCGAACAACACGACCTGATCGCCGACGAACCGAAACGGAACGTCGACCTCGTACTCTGTCGGAACCTCCTCATCTATATCAACGCGGAATCCAAACGTGCGGTCGTGGACACCGTGCTCTCGTCGCTTCGCGACGGCGGCTACCTCGTCATCGGGATGACCGAGACGCTGCCGCGCGAGAGCCGACCGCAGGTCGAAACGGTGGACAAACGAAGACGGGTGTATCGACGGACCTGA
- the cheB gene encoding chemotaxis-specific protein-glutamate methyltransferase CheB, with the protein MSGANPRAVVVDDSHFMRTLLSDMLEDGGLTVVDTAANGAEAVAAVRDHGPDVVTMDLQMPEVDGLEAVERIMAERPTPILMLSAHTADGADVTFEALEKGAVDFFTKPGGEVSTRMSGKEEQLVRKVKAVAEADVGGGRSGPTTVSGTTTGASDDGGVATADREFGEGGTVVIASSTGGPTVVEGVVGSLPRDADLRVLVVQHMPDAFTSRFADRLDAASEYDVSEATGGDRIGGGEVLVAPGGKHLVVAGAGGGRLRTRLTEDPPEHGVRPAADVTMRSAADAVDESLVGVVLTGMGADGAAGVQAIHDAGGRVIAQDEASSAVFGMPKRAIERGCVDDVLAAGEIPGGILDAVKLEVNP; encoded by the coding sequence ATGAGCGGCGCGAACCCACGGGCCGTCGTCGTCGACGATTCCCACTTCATGCGCACCCTGCTGTCCGACATGCTTGAGGACGGCGGGCTGACCGTCGTCGACACCGCCGCCAACGGTGCCGAGGCCGTGGCCGCCGTCCGCGACCACGGTCCCGACGTGGTGACGATGGACCTCCAGATGCCCGAAGTCGACGGACTGGAGGCCGTCGAGCGCATCATGGCCGAGCGCCCGACGCCGATCCTCATGCTGAGCGCACACACGGCCGACGGCGCCGACGTGACCTTCGAGGCGCTGGAGAAGGGCGCGGTCGACTTCTTCACCAAGCCGGGCGGCGAGGTGAGCACCCGGATGTCGGGCAAGGAAGAGCAGTTGGTCCGCAAGGTGAAAGCCGTGGCCGAGGCCGACGTCGGCGGCGGGCGATCCGGGCCGACGACGGTGTCGGGGACGACCACCGGAGCGAGCGACGACGGCGGCGTCGCCACCGCGGACCGGGAGTTCGGGGAGGGCGGCACCGTGGTCATCGCCTCCTCGACTGGCGGCCCGACAGTCGTCGAGGGCGTGGTCGGATCGCTGCCCCGGGACGCCGACCTGCGGGTGCTCGTCGTCCAGCACATGCCCGACGCGTTCACCTCGCGGTTCGCCGACCGACTCGACGCCGCGAGCGAGTACGACGTCTCCGAAGCCACCGGCGGGGATCGGATCGGAGGCGGCGAAGTGCTCGTGGCACCCGGCGGCAAACACCTCGTCGTCGCGGGGGCCGGCGGCGGCCGACTGCGCACCCGCCTGACCGAGGACCCGCCGGAACACGGCGTCCGGCCGGCCGCCGACGTGACGATGCGCTCCGCGGCCGACGCCGTCGACGAATCGCTAGTCGGCGTCGTCCTCACGGGCATGGGCGCCGACGGTGCCGCCGGCGTGCAGGCCATCCACGACGCCGGCGGCCGCGTCATCGCCCAGGACGAGGCATCCTCGGCGGTGTTCGGGATGCCCAAGCGGGCAATCGAGCGTGGCTGTGTCGACGACGTGTTGGCCGCCGGAGAGATTCCCGGCGGAATCCTCGATGCCGTCAAGCTGGAGGTTAACCCATGA